The stretch of DNA GAAAAaacattcgaaaattttaatataaaaacgtATTTACAACTCCGCTGCTGCTGCTATTTGCATCATATCCCCcatatttgtataaaacatataaaatagtAGATCATCTTTGTATCGATTTAGCTTAATTGGTGCTAGCTTATCCCTAAAATAAAGTGTACAAGTTTAATTACTATAATGATTCGTACTTATAAAAATCgacattaataaaataaaatacctgATGGTTGCATTAATAAGGTATTCTGGCGGTACGTGAAAATCGATATCCTGAGGTCGGCATGCTCTTTCTGTCCAAGGTCCGGCAAAATTTTGATGAATACTATCTCCTGAAGCAAGATCTAATCCTAATGAAGTTAAATCGTAGCCTAATGCCAAAGATACTAACTTCTGATCTGTATCAGCTGCCTTAATAAATGTCAATAAACCAACTACTCCAAACTGGTCCTGTATCATACTAGTTGGTAAATTAAGCACCTTGCctgaaaaaaagatatatatgtaattgcatgattaaaaaaaaaaacgtaagTTGTAATGATAACTATTATACCGTCaggaaatatttgtacacCTCTTTTAGTTAATTGGGACTTCTCAGATCCTGGTGCTCTATTTGCCTGCAATATATCTTGTCCAATTTCAGGACCAAGTCCAACAGGTATGTTTTTATCTCCAGAAACACCTCCACCTGGCGATGGCCCTTCTCTATTTTGTGTTCCAGGCAATGCTGGAAAATCCTCAGAACTCATTGTAAACTCACTTGATTCAGATGTTGGTTGTTTTACCATCCCAACTacaattgttataaatatttatataaaaattatatttacttatatattaaaatttaaattattatgtgttCAAACCATAAGGTTGTTTGCCTGGCATAGGACTAGGTTGCGGCATAGAATCACCCTGTCCTCTGTTTGTTAATGAAGGAAACTCGGATAGATCCAACAATGGAGGAGTACTTGTATCTCCACCTCCTCCACTGCCAAAAACAGAGTGAAAATTATTGATTTGAGATCCGTAATTTCGACTTTGAGGTATTCCAAATGTGCCCATGCTAGCCATTGGATTTGATgttctataaatttatattaatattttcatttgttttataaatagaattaccatataatagatatacaacaaaatatataatatcataaTGGATAATACTTTAACATTAAAACCATAACAAATTCAGACAACATTCCTATGTTCTACACATGGAATGGGAAAACTAACCCAAGAGCAGGCATTGTACGTCTATCTGTAAAAGCTCTCTGTCCAAACAGTCCTCTGGTGCCCATAGGAGAGAGCTGTTGCTGTTGAGACTGATGACTACTTTGTCCACCGCCTGCTCCTGATGCTCCAGGATAAACGTTAGTAACTACTACCGCAGAGTTAACCGAACTGGAAGTGCTTGCAGATGAGCCTGAGAACATGCTCGAGGTAGGTGTGACATGACCCGTAAGGGTCGATGAATTTAAGCCCCCCCCACCACCTGTGCGCGATATAAGGCTTGCGTTCGCAATACTGCGTGGTGGTTGCTCAAAGTTCAGGTTAGCCATAGCCTGGTGACTCCACTACAAAATACCTGCTAGGGCACACCAATACTCTTTTATGTCAATTACCACAATCACTTGTTTTCTATTGCATCACTTGTAACTTGTTTAATTTCATAGAATCGAAGATAGTCCATGACAATAACTCCTAGTAGTAACCTGTAATGACCAGGTAAAGACAAAAAATTTGTGACATAGAAGTAACaggttattaattaatatcaaacactttgttttaatttttaatttcaattgtacttatttaatttttacctGTTTATCACAGCACCATGGCAATGGTCATATCAAAATCGAAGACGGAAAATGAGAATGAACCTATTGGCAAgtgaagaatttaattttcatgaaGATGCTATCTAAGCATTACTTCAAAAAATTTACATTATGCATATAATCCatattcttatatataaaatatttgttcaaaCTTCTTAATTTactaatataaatatctaatcgtacattaaattacattatattattaaagaaaattatattacttttatgttttatttaaacattaaaaaaaatttttacattttgtaaaCAAGTCACCTTCCCTTTATAAAAAATACTGTTATAAAGATTAATTCTCATAagcatttatttatatgttaaaaactaaaatataaagattttaaatgatatgatttttatattctataaaatttgttataaataatacgatttttataccatataatgtatgaTATTCTAGAACTTATAATTGTTAAGATATAggtacatatttttataaatacttacaaattaatttgaatattactattttaaacTATGTTTCATATCTTCACGTCTATAACGATGAAAAACTAATACAATATTAGAATACTATTAATGGCAATAACTTGTTATTTTAGTCGCTACAAAAAGTGACAATATAATAACATAACAAAACGAAAATAGTTAAGTAATTTCTCTCTTGAATATTTTGTTAGTACCTTAATATTACAATCGCACCTTAATATTACACTACACAGAAAATTGACGAATTTCGGAAAAAACATTGAACGAACGATCGGTGATCTTGATATtgtaaaaaatagaaatcagAACGACCAAATGAAAGCAAAAGGTTATAAGATCTATATAATCAAAATATTGAtgaaaaaatagataaaatttaattacctATATTATTGAATCCGTCGTTAAGTTATAGCACGAAAAAATCCATCAAATTCATAATAAACAAAGTAAATGAGcataaaaaaaaacacaaaaaCGTCGATGTTGACTTCGAATGTATATGATACAGAGAACGTTGTTTCGTTATTTAGTATTTCCACTAGAAGAAAGATTTCTGCATGAAGAGTCCCAAAAGATCAAACTTTTATACACGTTACGATATTCTTAACAAAATAGATATCTGTTTTGTCACTCAGTTTCACAAACTTAAACAACACTAGAGACATGAATTTCTGCCATTATAACCATTTCTACGATGATGTTCAAATTAGATACCAAAATGATTACCATCAGGACTATAGATTAAATGTAATTCAGACATTtgctaaaaatattaattgtgttattaaaatatgatCGGTATTGTGtaatacaatttaataaaaagacAAACTTTAATCTTGAATAtgattacagaaatatttatcatggTCTCTAGAAtattatactttggatatAATTTCTATCTTGCATATAATAGAACTGAATTCGAATTTATCGGCTAATAAATACGTTGAAGTAacattataattatttctttctatatTCGAAACATTTTTCTGTGAAAAGTATTAATTCTggtgaaatatatataacagttaaaatgaaaaatctcaGATTTCAAGACATTCAATTCGTTCTAAAAAATTATagagattattatttatcagattacaattaaataaatatgaaatgtgaaattatcaaaatataaaaaacattCTATgcataatatacaatattttatcctacttgaaataaaataaagataaacaatagtaatatttattatcagaaaataatcgtagaaaatatacctttttcaatgaattattacattttaattaattaaaagtaataaaattgcATCTGTGTAGTTGcagatatatattttcaaaaaagataaaaaaccatgttttagattaaaattatatataaaagtttgtttacttcttttttactgatatatatatatatgtattgaaaatattaatatgtatatacacacattatcttctcttttcaattatttatgttttactttctatatatttttgtttcagtTAATGTATGGAGAAGATATAATTACACTTGTAtactcttttatttatttcaaaataattgaaatgcTTTCATACCAATCATCTTTTTTCCACAATAAAAGGTATTTCTGATTTATCACTGAAATTACTGTATCTCAgtgaaattttgtattttaaactTCTGACATATAAAAACTTtggttatttagtttaattgcAAAGGAAATACAAAAAAATCTTTCTTTAAGATTTGTAAGAGATTAGTATGTAGGTTCTAAAATATCTAtttcttgttttattacatttaaaaaatgttcttttagTTTGTGTCAATGTACTATACAACGTTATTAAAAGCGTATGGTTCATGGCAAAGT from Bombus huntii isolate Logan2020A chromosome 3, iyBomHunt1.1, whole genome shotgun sequence encodes:
- the LOC126864029 gene encoding regulator of gene activity isoform X1: MANLNFEQPPRSIANASLISRTGGGGGLNSSTLTGHVTPTSSMFSGSSASTSSSVNSAVVVTNVYPGASGAGGGQSSHQSQQQQLSPMGTRGLFGQRAFTDRRTMPALGTSNPMASMGTFGIPQSRNYGSQINNFHSVFGSGGGGDTSTPPLLDLSEFPSLTNRGQGDSMPQPSPMPGKQPYVGMVKQPTSESSEFTMSSEDFPALPGTQNREGPSPGGGVSGDKNIPVGLGPEIGQDILQANRAPGSEKSQLTKRGVQIFPDGKVLNLPTSMIQDQFGVVGLLTFIKAADTDQKLVSLALGYDLTSLGLDLASGDSIHQNFAGPWTERACRPQDIDFHVPPEYLINATIRDKLAPIKLNRYKDDLLFYMFYTNMGDMMQIAAAAELYTREWRYHMEEKVWITQAPGLGLVEKTSTYERGTYYYFDAQSWRKVAKEFHLEYTKLESRPILPANFHLYLP
- the LOC126864029 gene encoding regulator of gene activity isoform X2; amino-acid sequence: MANLNFEQPPRSIANASLISRTGGGGGLNSSTLTGHVTPTSSMFSGSSASTSSSVNSAVVVTNVYPGASGAGGGQSSHQSQQQQLSPMGTRGLFGQRAFTDRRTMPALGTSNPMASMGTFGIPQSRNYGSQINNFHSVFGSGGGGDTSTPPLLDLSEFPSLTNRGQGDSMPQPSPMPGKQPYVGMVKQPTSESSEFTMSSEDFPALPGTQNREGPSPGGGVSGDKNIPVGLGPEIGQDILQANRAPGSEKSQLTKRGKVLNLPTSMIQDQFGVVGLLTFIKAADTDQKLVSLALGYDLTSLGLDLASGDSIHQNFAGPWTERACRPQDIDFHVPPEYLINATIRDKLAPIKLNRYKDDLLFYMFYTNMGDMMQIAAAAELYTREWRYHMEEKVWITQAPGLGLVEKTSTYERGTYYYFDAQSWRKVAKEFHLEYTKLESRPILPANFHLYLP